AACTTGTGAGTTAAGGGGTTGGGCGTCTGACAAAGTTCATTTGGGCAATACAGCCTTGCCGCGTCATTTTCCATAATTTTCGCACCGATCAGCGATTAGCAATTTCCAAAAACAGCAGTGACAGCGGCAGTCTAGACCGCTCATGTTTTAACTTGACTTATAGGAATGAATGAATCAGAGGAATGCCAGCGCGGCAGCCAGCAGGTGCTAATACTTATTTATTAACTTTATCAACTTTATCAACTTTCCCAACTAACATGCTCCTAAGTAAACCCTACAGCCCGATCATAACTTCTCTGCTCTGTTACTCTTTGTCAGCAAAGCATCGATTCAGGACAGACCTGTTACCAAATCATAACCCCACCAGAACATGCTGTTTGCTTAATTATGAATTATCTCATCAGCAAGAGGCAGATAATGCTGGTATTTTTATAGTTTATAAGTAGGTTGACATGAATTAACCTTAATTAAGCCTAAAGATAAAGAATTGTTAGGCAAGAATTGCTACTGGCTTCATGTTCATGGCAATAAGTCCGGATGCAACCCTCAAAAATTGGGTCTATTACCACTTACACTACTCGCGCCTAGCAGATTGGCACATTGAATTCAATCAAACTGTAATCAAAATTAATAACATTCTGTTGAAGATAAAAATATTATGCTCAAGGCTAGAAAATAAGAAAATAGATTGTCCAATACAAATCTTGTCTGTAAAAATTATGTGTAAATATTGCTAACATACTTTATCAGTATTGCCAAGTCAATTTTCTCAAAATAAAAATATAGATAATTTATCTGTGTTTTCAAATACTTAATAACTGTATTTTTTCCAAAAATTTGATAATTAAACTTAACATTATTGCCTTTTAAATAAATTTAAGGGTTTATCTAGCCTAATTTTTATGAATTCAGTATTATCGGCTTGCCCTGGATAACGACCAATGGTATCAGCATAATTGTTATCGTTGATCACCAGCAATGTTCTGGCATCTATAGGCAAAACATTTTCGATTGTCACAAAAGGAAATGTAAATATGCTGTTTTTGGTAAGGTTCCCAGCAATACCTTTTTTGTCTGATATTTTCAGCAAATCTACTAGTAATTCTTTTTTGACAAAACCCTGTTTATCTAGATTGGTGATATTAATTTTATAAAGGCGTTTGAATTGAGCAGGTGTTTTAAAAGCTGGATTATTAGGGTCGCCTTGCTTATTATCGCGTTCGATGACAATAAATTCGTTGTCGTTAATCGCAGTTAAATCACCTATTGCGTAATTGGGGTTTTCTAACTTATAGGAAAAAACTTTACCTGTGTACTGTTTTGTTGCTAAATCAAATTCATTAATTAACAGGCGCGATGCCGATCGCACAATATCATCTTTTAATGCCCCTTCTAGCATCGCGTAAAGCTTTGTATTGCTGCCGTTAAGCGCCAAGCCTTCAAACCCCTTAGAACCACCAAGATTAGCGGCAGCAATTCGGGCAGTATCATCAGCCAAATTGGCGAATTCTGGATTATCTGGAGATTTAACAAAATTTAACTTACCAAGTGCCAGAAAGTTCGGCAAAGGAATCGGAGAATCCAGCAATTCACCATCTTTTCCTACGTGTAGTAAAAAAGGACCAAACTCATCTCCTATCCAGTAACTGCCATCACTGACTCTAAGGAAGGATTCTGTATCAAAATCTGCTCCTGTCAGCAAGCGATTTTTAGCTATTTCGCGACTGACGGGAATGCTACTACCTGGATAAACTTTCTGTGAAGCGATTATGGGGAAGTTAGCTAAATTTCTTTTATCATTTAGTTGTAGAAAACTTTTGCGGTTAAAGCTTTTAAGTCTTTCACCAGTTTGCAAATTAACAGGGAAAACTTGACCCGTGGTAAAATCTGGTTCTAGTGCGTAAATACGCAGCACGTTGTCAGGTGAATTCACTTTTGAACCGAAACCGTTATCGGAAATTACCAGATAAGTGCCGGCTTTGAGTCCTGGTATGACAGCGGAAAATCCCTGCACGGGTTGTGCATTGATAAAAGGAACGGTGCGATTTGTCTTCTTGAATTGACTTGTGGTTGAACCAGGAGCGAAAGTATCGGCAGGTAAAACTGCACGTCCTACCAGTTCGGCAGCGAGTGCTGGAAAGCTGAGTAACAGTGACAAAATAAAAGCAGGCATAAAGATGAGCCTGCTTGCCAAAAATTTAGTCATTAGATAAAAGGGGGCATTGGGCATTGGGCATTGGTAATAGGGAATAGGTAATTGGTAATTGGGCATTGGGCAATTGTTTAATGGGCAATGGGAATAAAGCCAAATTTCGATCTCAGCCCGATGCCCGATGCCCGATGCCCGATGCCCGATGCCCGATGCCCGATGCCCCATTCTTTAGTTTTCAAAGAGCCGCGACTTGGGGAAGACCCATGCTGTAGTTAGTGACGCGGGCAGTGAGATTGTAGCTGATTTCGCCTTTTTGTAGAAGCGATCGCATATAATGCTCCAAATCTGACCCTATGCGGCGCAAGTTGTAGTCTGTCAGGTCTGCACCACTAGATCCTTCGACCAATTCATCAAACTTGTGATAAATTTTTTGCAGCGCATCTTCGTTCCAGTTAAATTCGTTATCCGGGTCTACATCTAACGTCAAGACCTGATCGCTAGGAACCAGTTCGCCATGAGAGTCAATTTCTCCGGCAAAAATGCGGATATGCCGGGTTGTTGACTTGAGCAGCATCGGGTTGTCCATAAAACGGTGTAAGATTTTGGTTGATTACACTGAAATTATTGTAAACGCTTCTTCTGTTGAATGCTTTCTCGGATTCTCATCTGAGGCACACCCTTACTTCTGCAAGGGGTGGTAATCATGCCTATAAACGTCGCAAAGCGTTAATCATGAGGTTCTAGCATTTATTGAGGCAAACTAATGCATGATAGCAAACAAAAGTCAAGGTTTAAAGCTTAAGCAAAAATAGACTCCTAAAATCAAGAACAGATGTACCTTAATAAAGAGGAAAATAAATTTTATTCCTCATTCATGCCTGGGGAACCCCAAATTTGCCGTAGCGGTCTGCTAATCAAAGCTAAAAAGATTTATGCCGCTTTTGGTGCTTGTCAGCCGCTTTCTGATGCCACAGTGAGGCACTCAACACAGAATAATTGGATCGGTGTCTATGTCATCCCAAAAAAAATTTTATCTCCAATAATTTTTCTCAGAAATGCCTCATCTAATTTCTCATGACAAAATCGTACATCTAGTAATTTTACTGAATTATGCTATAACCGCCTCAGGCTCTAATGAAATCGGAAAACAATCATGATTTTTATGTAAGTGTAACCACTAGTTTTCTAGTAACAAGTAGAACTGTTATTGACGGAAAGATAAAGTTGATGTAAAAACCTTTAAAAAGGTCACACAACTTCTTACAGAAACTTTATTGTATAGAATCTTAAAAACTGAATAATAGTTATGGCTTACCATAAAGCGCAGATGGTGCAGTAGTGGCGAAAATCTAGACACCGCTCATTCTAGCCAGAAACAAACCAAAGGAGAGTGCAATGGAATACAAATGTTATGGATGAAGACAAATTCTTAATTCAAACATTTTGGATTCTAAAAAAATATAAAGAATTTTTGCCGGAAATTTAGCTGCCAACCACGATGACCACCAAGTAAAGGAATCCTAAACACCATGAACTCCAAAGCATTACCATGTCAGGTAAATAACATCGATGTAAGTGTTTATGAGTGCGAAATTCATCTCAAGTTCCGAATGATTGAGGAAAAGAGTATATTAAGCGATCGCGATCAACTGTTGCAGGTGCTGCTAGAAGCTCTAACAGAAGGGTCTGACGAGTTCCTAGAAACCCTGCACGCTTCTGTCAAGGCACAGGAGGTGTCTGAATTTAAAGCCTCACCGCAAATGCGTCGTCAGCTGATGCGATTGCGGAATACTGAGACTAATCAATAGTTAAGTGTTAAGAGTGTTTATTTTATTTCAGTAGTAGCAAATCGTATTTTGGGCAGAAAATGGTGATTTTTTTAAGTTTAACCATTTGCCTATTTACGCTCACCTCGGAGTTGGCTTGTTTAAACTGACAATCAGGCGAACAAAGATTTACTACACTCTATTTAAAAGCCGATTTAATTAGGCTTTTAAGGTTCGCGATCGCATTTACAGTAGCCCTAACAGAATTGCACTACGGATACAATTGGGTGCATACTATGCTTTTATACCCAGAACAGTTGAAGTTACGGTTTTTGAAGATGTATTTTTCGCTCTTAATTGCTCAAACGAGATTACTGCTACTAAAGCAAGTCTAAGCTAGTAACCATTGCCATTAGATATCGGTTATCTCAAGTTTGAGACATTACCAGGGGTGTCTGTTTTATCTAAGTATTACTTAGCTGTTTGCTGACATAGCCAGCATTTGTAAATTCAACCGGACGCATTTAACCGATTTTTTGTTCTCAACCAAATAAAGATGCCCCTCTAGGCAAGAGTCATTTGTCCAAAGTCAAAAACTAGTGAGTAATGACGAATAACTCATGACTACTTAGCAAGACCGTGTTCTAAAGCAAAACGAACTAA
Above is a genomic segment from Tolypothrix sp. NIES-4075 containing:
- a CDS encoding esterase-like activity of phytase family protein; translated protein: MPAFILSLLLSFPALAAELVGRAVLPADTFAPGSTTSQFKKTNRTVPFINAQPVQGFSAVIPGLKAGTYLVISDNGFGSKVNSPDNVLRIYALEPDFTTGQVFPVNLQTGERLKSFNRKSFLQLNDKRNLANFPIIASQKVYPGSSIPVSREIAKNRLLTGADFDTESFLRVSDGSYWIGDEFGPFLLHVGKDGELLDSPIPLPNFLALGKLNFVKSPDNPEFANLADDTARIAAANLGGSKGFEGLALNGSNTKLYAMLEGALKDDIVRSASRLLINEFDLATKQYTGKVFSYKLENPNYAIGDLTAINDNEFIVIERDNKQGDPNNPAFKTPAQFKRLYKINITNLDKQGFVKKELLVDLLKISDKKGIAGNLTKNSIFTFPFVTIENVLPIDARTLLVINDNNYADTIGRYPGQADNTEFIKIRLDKPLNLFKRQ
- a CDS encoding NAD(P)H-quinone oxidoreductase subunit M; the protein is MDNPMLLKSTTRHIRIFAGEIDSHGELVPSDQVLTLDVDPDNEFNWNEDALQKIYHKFDELVEGSSGADLTDYNLRRIGSDLEHYMRSLLQKGEISYNLTARVTNYSMGLPQVAAL
- a CDS encoding Npun_R1517 family heterocyst differentiation transcriptional regulator — translated: MNSKALPCQVNNIDVSVYECEIHLKFRMIEEKSILSDRDQLLQVLLEALTEGSDEFLETLHASVKAQEVSEFKASPQMRRQLMRLRNTETNQ